DNA sequence from the Halobacterium sp. DL1 genome:
GCCGATGCTCCAGGAGGGCCGCCAGAAGGCCAGCCAGTCCGGCGTCACGGACAACCTGGAGTTCATGCGGGGGGACGCCGCCCGCCTGCCGTTCCCGGACGACCACTTCGACGCCGTTTTCGCGATGCGATTCTTCCACCTCGCGGACACGCCCGCGAAGTTCCTCACGGAGATGGCGCGGGTCGCCGAGGAGCAGGTGTTCTTCGACACGTTCAACCGCTTCAGCACGCGCTCGCTGTACAACTGGCTGCTCCCGATGGGGTCGCGGCTGTACGGCGCCAGCGAGGTCGAGGGACTCGTCGAGGGCGCGGGGCTCCACCTCGAGGACGCCGAGCACGACTTCGTCGTGCCGTACGGCTTCTACCGCGCGGTCCCCGACTGGGTCGCTGGCCCGGTCCGGACGGGCGACACGGCCATTGGCCGGACGCCGCTGGGCCGACCGCTCTCCTCGGTCTCCTACTGGGACGCCCGAGTGTAGCCCGAGCGCGGCCGCGGATTCCGGTCTATCGGAACCCGAGACGTTTTTACCGGCGCCGAGAGTGAACGGAACTATGGATATCTCGGTAGTGGTGCCAACCCTCAACGGGCGCGAGGCGCTCGCCGCGTCTCTCGACGCGCTCGCGACCCACGCACCCGACGCCGAGGTCGTCGTCGCCAACGGGCCGTCCGCGGACGGCACCTCCGGGATGGCCCGCGACCACGACGCGGTCGACGTGCTCCTGGAACTCGCAGAGCGGAACCTCAACGCCTCCCGGAACGCGGGCATCGCGGCCGTGACCGGGGACGTGGTCGCGTTCGTCGGCCAGGACACCCGAATCCGGGAGGGGTGGGTGCCGGCCATTCTGGACGCGCTCGCGGACGGCGCGGACGCGGTCACCGGCCCCGTCCACCGCAACGTCGAGGGCGGCGTCACCACCGAGTCCGTCGAGCGGCGGACCGTCTGTGGCCGCGAAGTGACGTACTTCGACGGCGGCAACGTCGCGTTCACGCGCGCCGCCATCGAGGCCCTCGACGGCTTCGACGAGTACCTCCAGACAGGCGCCGCGCGGGACGCCGCCCACCGCCTCGCGGGGATGGGCCACGACGTGGTCTGGGGGCGAGACGCCGTGGTGCTCCGCGAGGAGAAAGACGACATCGTCCACCGACTCCCGGAAGACCCCGAGGAGTCCGCGTGGGGGCTGAAGTACCGTTCGCTCGCCTACCGCCTCGTGAAGAACTACGGGATGGGTGTGCGAATCGGGGCGCGAGTCGTCCGCCACGCAGTCGGCGACGCGCTCTCCGTCGGCGGCGACGTGGCCCGCGGGAACGCCAAACTGACGGAGTGGTCCGCCGCGGGCGCCGCCGTCGTCCCGAACATCTGGCGCGGCAGCCAGGACGGCCTCTCCGCGCGGATGGGCGACCGGAGTCCGCGGCGCAACCCGAACGGCGTCTCCGCGCGGATGGACCGCGCGGTTGCGCGCTACGACAGGTAGGCAGCCAGCGACCACCGACTGTCGGCGCGACTCACTCCCGGTCGAGGCCGGGAATGACCCGCACCGGATTCTTCCCGAACACCTTCCGCATCGCGTCCTCTGTCACGTCGAGCGTCAGAATCTCCATCACCGCGACGTTCGGGTGGACGGCGGGCGCGCCGCTCCCGAACAGCACGCGGTCGGGGTGTTCGACGATGGCTCGTTCGAGCAGCTCCCGGTACCTGACGGCGGCCGTGTCGAGGTAGAGCTCCTCGTGGGTCTCCAGCATCGCGACCGCCTCGTGCATCAGCGAGCGGTCGAGCGGGTGGCCGCCGAAGTGCGCGAGGACGACGGGGAACTCCCGGCCGAGCAGCGTCTCCTCGAGCGCGCTCGGCGAGAAGCCGCGGCCGCCGTGGACGAGCACCGGGAGGCCGACGTCGTCCATGACGTCGAGCACGTCGGCGTCCGGGAGGCCGTCCCGCGTCGGGTCGAGTTTGAAGCCGTGGAAGCGGTCGTCGTATGCGTACTGCTCGATGTCCTCGGGGGAGGTCTGCCACTCGCGGCGCGACGACCGCAGGTTCCGCAGCTTCGACGTCGCGCCGTCGCCGGGGTCGCGGGGGCCGTCGATGCGCGCGAACGCGATGAACGGGCGCTGGGCGGCCTGCCGCGCGACGGCGTTGTTCGCGCGGAGGTAGCCCTGTTCGCCCTTCTGCGGGCCGGGGAACACGACGGAGCGGACGATGCCGGACTGGTGCATCTCGCGTTCCAGGTCCTCCGCGTCGATGGTGTTGCCGCGCACGGGCCGCCCCGGTCCGGCGTGGAGACGCACGTGGGCGTCCACGACGCGGAACCCGTGCTCCAGTTCGAGCATGGGCCAACGTATCCGGCCGACTATTTTGGTGTGACGGTGTGTGTAGTCCCATTTTGAGGGTCGACTGAGAACCCGATCACCCGGCCACAACGTGTAACCGGATCACTGCCCTCACGGCGACACGATGGCCGAGCAGCTCGGGCTAACCGAGTGCGTGTCCATCGCCCTCGGTGGCATGATCGGCGGCGGCATCTACGCCGTTCTCGGGGTCGTCGCGAAACTCACGATGGCGGCAACGTGGTTCGCGTCGCTGTCGTTCATCGTCGTCTTCGGCGTGGTCAGTCTACTGGCGTTCCACGAGCGTGACGCCGACGACGTCCACCCGGTTCCGCCCGCGCTCGGTGCCGTCGGCACCGTCGCGGTCGAACTCCTCTACTTCGAGCGGGAGCTCCTCGAGCAGGAACTCGCGTCCACCGAGGACAGCGTCGGGTCGCTGCGGTGAGCGTCGGTGTACTGGGTGAGCCGGGTGCCGGCTCCCCTCACCATGCCAGTTCCACCGGACTCTCGGGTTCGACGCCGAACGCCTCGTCGCCGCGCCCACGGTTCACCGCCAGCTCGACGTTCCCGTGGCTCCCGACTGTGACGAGTCGCTCGCCGCTCCCGACCGCCGCGTACGTCCGCTCGACGGAGACGCGTTCGCCGTTCACTGTGACGACCTCCCCGAACCTGTCCGCCAGGACGCGACCCGGGACGTTCGTGATGGCGTTCCCGAAGCCGTCTACGACGAGCACCTCGCCGCGGAGCGCGTCGCCCGCGAGGTCCGGGTCCGGGAACGCGAGCGTCTCGTAATCGTCCGTGCGCTCGTAGTCGCTGTACTCGTGGAACGTCTCGACGCCGCGCGCGTGGACGTCGGCCGCCGCGGGTGCGAACACGTCCCGGCCGTGGAACGTCGAACTCGCGGGGTCCTCGACGGCTATCTCGAACACCTCCACGTCCTCGGCTATCTGCCGCGCCGCGGGTATC
Encoded proteins:
- a CDS encoding S-adenosylmethionine-dependent methyltransferase, whose protein sequence is MKGQEWYQATEVAEEYDEKRFSRGGRLIDRREKQAVLDALGPVEDKRVLEIACGTGRFTVMLAERGADITGLDISGPMLQEGRQKASQSGVTDNLEFMRGDAARLPFPDDHFDAVFAMRFFHLADTPAKFLTEMARVAEEQVFFDTFNRFSTRSLYNWLLPMGSRLYGASEVEGLVEGAGLHLEDAEHDFVVPYGFYRAVPDWVAGPVRTGDTAIGRTPLGRPLSSVSYWDARV
- a CDS encoding glycosyl transferase family 2, translated to MDISVVVPTLNGREALAASLDALATHAPDAEVVVANGPSADGTSGMARDHDAVDVLLELAERNLNASRNAGIAAVTGDVVAFVGQDTRIREGWVPAILDALADGADAVTGPVHRNVEGGVTTESVERRTVCGREVTYFDGGNVAFTRAAIEALDGFDEYLQTGAARDAAHRLAGMGHDVVWGRDAVVLREEKDDIVHRLPEDPEESAWGLKYRSLAYRLVKNYGMGVRIGARVVRHAVGDALSVGGDVARGNAKLTEWSAAGAAVVPNIWRGSQDGLSARMGDRSPRRNPNGVSARMDRAVARYDR
- a CDS encoding amidohydrolase, which produces MLELEHGFRVVDAHVRLHAGPGRPVRGNTIDAEDLEREMHQSGIVRSVVFPGPQKGEQGYLRANNAVARQAAQRPFIAFARIDGPRDPGDGATSKLRNLRSSRREWQTSPEDIEQYAYDDRFHGFKLDPTRDGLPDADVLDVMDDVGLPVLVHGGRGFSPSALEETLLGREFPVVLAHFGGHPLDRSLMHEAVAMLETHEELYLDTAAVRYRELLERAIVEHPDRVLFGSGAPAVHPNVAVMEILTLDVTEDAMRKVFGKNPVRVIPGLDRE
- a CDS encoding S-adenosylmethionine hydroxide adenosyltransferase encodes the protein MITLSTDFGSPYPAAMKGVVLQSTDARLVDVTHDFPRQDVRAAAFWLREVLPYFPPAVHLVVVDPGVGTDRAAVVVRAGRHALVAPDNGVAIPAARQIAEDVEVFEIAVEDPASSTFHGRDVFAPAAADVHARGVETFHEYSDYERTDDYETLAFPDPDLAGDALRGEVLVVDGFGNAITNVPGRVLADRFGEVVTVNGERVSVERTYAAVGSGERLVTVGSHGNVELAVNRGRGDEAFGVEPESPVELAW